ACCGTCGCCGGCACGATCCGCCCCGAATCGGTGCTGGCCCGGACGGCGGGGGCCGCCGGAAGGTCGGCGGGAGACCAGTCCCGGGCCTTCGGCATCTTCGACGGCGCGGCTTCCTCGCCTGGTTTCCCCGCGTAGCGGGCCCCCGTCCCACCCTCCGGAACGAACCGGACGCTTTCCCCGGCGGATGCGCGAGGTGCACGGGGGTCCCGGCGGTCCGCGGTTTCCCGCGGCCGCACCGTATCCGGCGCGCTTTTTTCCGAAGCGGAGGGCGCGGGCTTCTCCACGGCGGAGGGGGGCGGCGGGGCGGTCGCATCCGGCGGTTGGGTCCTCTGGTACCAGTACACGGAGGCGAACAGGAGGACGGCCGCCGCGGCCTCGAGAGGGAGCCAGCGCCGGGAGAAGTACGGGCGGGCGCCCGCGCCGCGCGGCCCGGCGCTCCCGGGGATCCCGCCCGCTTCCGCCCCGATCGCCGCCCGCACGCGGGCCCGCAGCTCGGGGGGAGCGGGGTCGGGCGCCAGTCCCCGAAGCCGATCCCGAAGGACGTCCAGGGATTCCGCGACGGAGGCGCACTCCGCGCATGCCGACAGGTGGGCGGAAACGGCCTCCGCATCGGAGGACGGGAGGAGGCCGTCCCGGAACTCCGACAGTCTTTTCTGCGTTTCCGTGCAATCCATCGGCTCCACCCTCATGCCACCGCCGCGAGCATCTTCCGCAGCGCCATCCGCGCCCGGTGGAGGCGCGATTTCACGGTTCCCACCGGGACCTCGGCCAGTCCGGCGATCTCCTCGTACGAGAACCCCTCGACGTCCGACAGGAGGACCATCCACCGGGACTGTTCGTCGAGCCGGGA
This genomic window from Deltaproteobacteria bacterium contains:
- a CDS encoding zf-HC2 domain-containing protein — encoded protein: MDCTETQKRLSEFRDGLLPSSDAEAVSAHLSACAECASVAESLDVLRDRLRGLAPDPAPPELRARVRAAIGAEAGGIPGSAGPRGAGARPYFSRRWLPLEAAAAVLLFASVYWYQRTQPPDATAPPPPSAVEKPAPSASEKSAPDTVRPRETADRRDPRAPRASAGESVRFVPEGGTGARYAGKPGEEAAPSKMPKARDWSPADLPAAPAVRASTDSGRIVPATVAPPPPQDRETAASASAGIDGKRVAEAEGMRKAQEGRALAAPPSRLLRPVPYGREVLLEVGAGQRDGVEERIAAAARRLGGGSESPDRASAGVAEGAAAVRVLLPEPSAAAFLEELGRLGTIPPEGRPAAIDTPAGPRAGTVAYTVRIRVR